In Corallococcus silvisoli, one genomic interval encodes:
- the glpD gene encoding glycerol-3-phosphate dehydrogenase, giving the protein MRSESAVLHSLPASTGATPAPPPSRAERLRLLGAEPFDLLVIGGGVTGAGAARDAALRGLKVALVEREDFASGTSSRSSRLIHGGLRYLEHGHLGLVFESSIERRRLLNLAPHLVRPLAFIWPVYEGARVPRWKLNAGLMLYDALSLFRNVKAYQRLSLKQVVEAEPGIRAEGLKGGARYYDAATDDARLTLANALGASEAGAVVLNHASVKQLVLEDGKAQGAVVVDHLTGLEHTVRARAVVNATGPWSDEIRQLDSGSERSGPSVRGSKGVHIAVPRSRLGIQDALTLLSPVDGRVMFILPADAFTLIGTTETATRAHPAEVRASESDVAYLLASANAFFPEAHLTREDMVSAWAGIRPLAASGYHGNSDAGSASREHAIDVSPSGVLAISGGKLTTFRVMARDVVNAVERRLSVPHRKTPTAERPLPGGDIAKLDAELAAAREEVGDAATGDHLVRAYGSRWRAVWALTRETPVLAEPLVDGLPYRRAEAAWGVSHEMVQTLADLLIRRLKVAFETRDQGRAAAVRAAEVMAPLLGWDAAEQERQLAAYAVDAQRIFGVDPSDA; this is encoded by the coding sequence GTGCGTTCTGAATCCGCCGTGCTCCATTCGCTGCCAGCCTCCACGGGCGCGACTCCCGCCCCGCCGCCTTCTCGCGCCGAGCGCTTGCGCTTGCTGGGGGCCGAGCCCTTCGACCTGCTGGTCATTGGCGGCGGCGTGACAGGGGCGGGCGCGGCCCGGGACGCGGCGCTGCGCGGGTTGAAGGTGGCGCTGGTGGAGCGCGAGGACTTCGCCAGCGGGACGTCCAGCCGCTCGTCCCGCCTCATCCATGGTGGGCTGCGCTACCTGGAGCATGGCCACCTGGGGCTCGTCTTCGAGTCGAGCATCGAGCGGCGGCGCCTGCTCAACCTGGCGCCCCACCTGGTGCGGCCGCTGGCCTTCATCTGGCCCGTCTACGAGGGCGCCCGGGTGCCCCGCTGGAAGCTCAACGCGGGCCTCATGCTGTACGACGCCCTGTCGCTGTTCCGCAACGTGAAGGCGTACCAGCGGCTGTCGCTCAAGCAGGTGGTGGAGGCCGAGCCGGGCATCCGCGCGGAGGGGCTCAAGGGCGGCGCGCGCTACTACGACGCGGCCACGGACGACGCACGCCTCACGCTCGCCAACGCGCTGGGCGCGAGCGAGGCGGGCGCGGTGGTGCTCAACCACGCGTCGGTGAAGCAGCTGGTGCTGGAGGATGGCAAGGCGCAGGGCGCGGTGGTGGTGGATCACCTGACGGGCCTGGAGCACACCGTGCGCGCCCGGGCCGTCGTCAACGCCACCGGGCCTTGGAGCGATGAGATCCGCCAGCTGGATTCGGGCTCCGAGCGCTCCGGTCCCTCGGTGCGCGGCAGCAAGGGCGTCCACATCGCCGTGCCCCGTTCGCGCCTGGGCATCCAGGACGCGCTCACGCTGCTGTCCCCCGTGGATGGCCGGGTGATGTTCATCCTGCCCGCGGATGCGTTCACGCTCATCGGCACCACGGAGACGGCGACGCGCGCCCATCCGGCCGAGGTGCGCGCGAGCGAGTCGGACGTGGCCTACCTGCTGGCGTCCGCCAATGCCTTCTTCCCGGAGGCACACCTCACGCGCGAGGACATGGTCAGCGCCTGGGCCGGCATCCGCCCCCTGGCCGCCAGCGGCTACCACGGCAACAGCGACGCGGGCAGCGCCAGCCGCGAGCACGCCATCGACGTGAGTCCCTCCGGCGTGCTGGCCATCAGCGGCGGGAAGCTCACCACCTTCCGGGTCATGGCCCGGGACGTGGTCAACGCCGTGGAGCGCCGCCTGTCCGTGCCCCACCGCAAGACCCCCACCGCCGAGCGCCCCCTGCCGGGAGGCGACATCGCGAAGCTGGACGCGGAGCTCGCGGCGGCGCGCGAGGAGGTGGGAGACGCGGCCACGGGTGACCATCTGGTGCGCGCGTATGGCAGCCGCTGGCGCGCCGTGTGGGCGCTCACTCGCGAGACGCCGGTGCTGGCCGAGCCGCTCGTGGACGGGCTGCCCTACCGCCGCGCAGAGGCCGCGTGGGGCGTGTCCCATGAGATGGTCCAGACGCTGGCCGACCTGCTCATCCGCCGCCTCAAGGTCGCGTTCGAGACGCGCGACCAGGGGCGCGCCGCGGCCGTCCGCGCCGCGGAGGTGATGGCGCCGCTGCTGGGCTGGGATGCCGCCGAGCAGGAGCGACAGCTGGCGGCCTATGCCGTGGACGCCCAGCGTATCTTCGGCGTCGATCCCTCGGACGCCTGA